In one Palaemon carinicauda isolate YSFRI2023 chromosome 25, ASM3689809v2, whole genome shotgun sequence genomic region, the following are encoded:
- the LOC137619051 gene encoding uncharacterized protein, whose amino-acid sequence MMSFTGYPQQIRTDGGPQFSATEFQRFLKGRGIKWSPSSPHFPSSNGHAEVIVKKVKNLLTKLENTTMDERFHEALLELRNTPNADGRNPNQVVFGHNLRSLVPSHHSALISDNRQDIEAAEMRRREKERINTTRYNASATDLKVFIVGDKVRIQDAATKEWDRIGEIVKVGPRNRCYFIRLSSSGKLCWRNRRYLRKYHGGDIKEETYISVDELEK is encoded by the coding sequence ATGATGTCCTTTACAGGTTACCCTCAACAGATACGTACAGATGGGGGACCTCAGTTCAGCGCTACGGAATTTCAGAGATTCTTGAAGGGAAGAGGAATCAAATGGAGTCCAAGTTCACCTCATTTTCCCAGTAGCAATGGACACGCCGAAGTTATTGTAAAGAAAGTGAAGAATCTGTTGACCAAACTTGAAAATACAACGATGGATGAGCGATTTCATGAGGCTTTGCTGGAATTAAGGAACACCCCTAATGCAGATGGACGTAACCCAAATCAAGTGGTGTTTGGACATAATCTTAGATCTTTGGTTCCATCTCATCATAGCGCTCTCATATCTGATAATCGTCAGGATATCGAAGCAGcagagatgaggaggagagagaaagagaggattaatACTACACGTTACAATGCATCGGCAACAGATCTTAAAGTGTTTATCGTAGGAGATAAAGTCCGAATACAAGACGCTGCAACGAAAGAATGGGATAGGATCGGTGAAATCGTCAAGGTCGGACCGAGAAACAGATGCTATTTCATCAGGCTTTCATCAAGTGGAAAACTTTGTTGGCGTAATCGTAGATACCTTCGAAAATATCATGGCGGCGATATTAAAGAGGAAACGTATATATCTGTAGACGAACTCGAAAAGTGA